The proteins below are encoded in one region of Methanoculleus thermophilus:
- a CDS encoding flavodoxin family protein, whose product MPKKVLALLGSPILDGNTARLLDEAIRGAKEAGCEVEKIDVAHMDILPCMEFFQCKVGDTCLIQDEMTEIFQKFREMDGLIIATPIMTMGIPGRLKSFMDRFQVFYMAKYHRKESFISPEHRKKRKMLFISIAGMNLPNVFDGARMTIQAFGEIIDCPLWDEVLQNDMDTIQDIATRPEVMEAAYRKGSELGRLVG is encoded by the coding sequence ATGCCAAAGAAGGTCCTCGCGCTACTTGGGAGCCCCATTCTCGACGGAAATACAGCCCGCCTCCTCGACGAGGCCATACGGGGGGCAAAGGAGGCCGGATGCGAGGTCGAGAAGATCGATGTCGCTCACATGGACATCCTCCCCTGCATGGAGTTCTTTCAGTGCAAGGTGGGTGATACCTGCCTGATCCAGGATGAGATGACGGAGATCTTTCAAAAGTTTCGCGAGATGGACGGCCTGATCATCGCAACCCCCATCATGACGATGGGCATCCCCGGAAGGCTCAAGTCGTTCATGGATCGGTTTCAGGTCTTTTATATGGCCAAATACCACCGGAAAGAATCATTCATCTCTCCCGAGCACCGAAAGAAGCGCAAGATGCTCTTTATATCGATCGCGGGGATGAACCTCCCGAATGTCTTTGACGGAGCCAGGATGACCATTCAGGCGTTCGGTGAGATCATCGATTGTCCCCTCTGGGACGAGGTGCTCCAGAACGACATGGACACCATTCAGGATATCGCGACGCGGCCGGAGGTGATGGAGGCGGCGTACCGGAAGGGCTCCGAACTCGGGCGGCTGGTGGGTTAA
- a CDS encoding cation diffusion facilitator family transporter yields MGVRILYEAAQVLTDSMNLPCDPTLIRAVVMDTPGVAGYHDFRCRGKPGEIFADIHIAVDPALPVARAHEISEEVERRLKEAVPGLAEVVVHIEPDD; encoded by the coding sequence ATGGGGGTCAGAATCCTCTACGAGGCGGCACAGGTTCTCACCGACTCGATGAACCTCCCCTGCGACCCGACCCTCATCCGGGCGGTGGTGATGGATACTCCCGGGGTTGCCGGGTACCACGATTTCCGGTGCCGGGGAAAACCGGGCGAGATCTTCGCCGATATCCATATAGCCGTCGACCCGGCCCTCCCGGTTGCCCGGGCCCACGAGATCTCCGAAGAGGTCGAGCGGCGGCTCAAAGAGGCGGTGCCGGGGCTTGCCGAGGTGGTGGTCCACATCGAGCCCGACGATTAA